A genomic segment from Zonotrichia albicollis isolate bZonAlb1 chromosome 21, bZonAlb1.hap1, whole genome shotgun sequence encodes:
- the POMT1 gene encoding protein O-mannosyl-transferase 1 yields the protein MLGFLKEPVVVTAKINVSLVALTVMGLMSRLWGLCYPRAVVFDEVYYGQFVSLYMKRIFFVDDSGPPFGHMLLALGGYLGGFDGNFLWNRIGAEYSINVPVWSLRLLPALAGALCVPLAYQILAELHFSHCAALGAALLILLENSLITQSRFMLLESILIFFILLAVLSYLKFYNLQKHSSFSGSWWFWLLLTGVACSCAVGVKYMGLFTYMLLLATAGLHFWHMIGDQNLSNVSLLCHFLARALALIIIPMGLYLSFFYVHLALLYRSGPHDQIMTSAFQASLEGGLARITQGQPLEVAYGSQITLRNVLGKPMQCWLHSHTNTYPIRYENGRGSSHQQQVTCYPFKDVNNWWIVKDPGMQQLVVSNPPRPVRHGHIVQLVHGITTRYLNTHDVAAPLSPHSQEVSCYIDYNISMPAQNLWRVEIVNRESDTDVWKTILSEVRFVHVNTSAVLKLSGASLPEWGYRQLEVVGEKLSKGYHQSMLWNVEEHRYGKSQEQKEREVELHSPTQMDISKNLSFMAKFTELQWKILTLKNEDTEHKYSSSALDWITMDTNIAYWLHPTSGAQIHLLGNVATWASANAAALLYLCLSLWYLLRRRRRIYDIPEDAWQLWMAAGGICGGGWAVNYLPFFLMEKTLFLYHYLPAVTFQILLIPVVLQHLSDHLCRSVLLKSMFSALVVAWFSWVYFVYCTFSPLTYGQPALAPAELRALRWKDTWNILIRKQ from the exons ATGCTGGGGTTTCTGAAGGAGCCAGTTGTGGTCACTGCAAAGATCAACGTGAGCCTTGTGGCACTGACTGTGATGGGATTAATGAGTCGTCTCTGGGGGCTTTGCTATCCACGGGCTGTGGT TTTCGATGAAGTTTATTACGGCCAGTTTGTTTCCCTCTACATGAAGAGGATCTTCTTCGTGGATGACAGTGGCCCACCCTTTGGCCACATGCTGCTGGCCTTGGGAG GTTACTTAGGAGGATTTGATGGAAACTTCCTATGGAACAGGATTGGAGCTG AGTACAGCATCAATGTTCCTGTGTGGTCCCTGCgactcctgccagccctggctggtgCTCTCTGTGTGCCTTTGGCCTACCAGATTTTGGCTGAACTGCATTTCTCCCACTGTGCTGCACTTGGAGCTGCTCTTCTGATTCTCTTGG AAAACTCTCTGATCACTCAATCAAGGTTCATGCTTCTGGAAtcaatattgattttttttatcctgCTTGCAGTTTTGTCCTACCTGAAGTTCTACAATTTGCAAAAGCACAG TTCCTTCTCTGGAAGCTGGTGGTTTTGGCTCCTGCTGACTGGAGTAGCCTGTTCTTGTGCAGTTGG AGTGAAATATATGGGCCTGTTTACCTATATGCTGCTCTTGGCCACTGCAGGACTCCACTTCTGGCACATGATAGGAGACCAGAACTTGTCAAAT GTTTCCTTGCTGTGCCATTTTCTAGCCCGGGCTCTGGCCCTCATCATCATCCCCATGGGGCTCTACCTCTCCTTCTTCTACGTTCACTTGGCTTTGCTCTATCGCTCTGGGCCTCACGACCAGATCATGACAAGTGCTTTCCAAGCCAGCCTAGAG GGTGGGCTGGCTCGAATCACCCAGGGTCAGCCCTTAGAGGTGGCCTATGGCTCCCAGATCACCCTGAGGAACGTGCTGGGCAAGCCCATGCAGTGCTGGCTGCACTCCCACACCAACACTTACCCCATCAG GTATGAGAATGGCAGAGGGAGTTCCCATCAGCAGCAGGTGACCTGCTATCCCTTCAAGGATGTGAACAACTGGTGGATTGTCAAAGATCCTGGAAT gcagcagctggtggTGAGTAACCCCCCCCGGCCCGTCAGGCACGGGCACATCGTGCAGCTGGTCCATGGCATCACAACTCGCTACCTCAACAC GCATGATGTTGCTGCTCCTCTTAGCCCCCACTCCCAAGAAGTTTCCTGCTATATTGATTATAACATCTCCATGCCAGCACAGAACCTCTGGAGAGTG GAAATTGTAAATCGTGAGTCTGACACGGACGTGTGGAAGACAATTCTGTCAGAAGTGAGGTTTGTTCACGTGAACACCTCTGCAGTGCTAAAG CTGAGTGGAGCATCTCTGCCTGAGTGGGGATACCGGCAGCTGGAGGTGGTGGGGGAGAAGCTGTCCAAAGGCTACCACCAGAGCATGCTGTGGAATGTGGAAGAGCACAGATATGGCAAAA GCCAAGAGCAAAAAGAGAGGGAAGTGGAGCTCCACTCCCCCACACAGATGGACATCAGTAAAAACCTCAGCTTCATGGCAAAGTTCACAGAATTGCAG tGGAAAATACTGACATTAAAAAATGAAGACACAGAACATAAATacagctcctctgccctggaCTGGATCACAATGGACACCAATATTGCCTACTGGCTCCACCCCACCTCGGGG GCCCAGATCCACCTCCTTGGGAATGTTGCCACCTGGGCTTCAGCtaatgctgctgctctgctgtacctgtgtctgtccctgtggtACTTGCTGCGGCGGAGGAGGAGGATCTACGACATCCCTGAAG AtgcctggcagctctggatggcagcaggaggcATCTGTGGTGGAGGCTGGGCTGTGAATTACCTGCCTTTCTTCCTGATGGAGAAAACACTTTTCCTGTACCACTACCTGCCTGCTGTCACATTCCAGATTCTCCTGATTCCTGTGGTACTGCAGCATCTCAGTGATCATCTCTGCAG ATCTGTGCTGCTCAAGAGCATGTTCAGTGCCCTGGTTGTGGCCTGGTTCTCCTGGGTGTACTTTGTGTACTGCACCTTCAGCCCCCTGACCTACGGGCAGCCCGCGCTGGCGCCCGCGGAGCTCAGGGCCCTGCGCTGGAAGGACACCTGGAACATCCTGATCAGAAAGCAGTGA
- the PRRT1B gene encoding LOW QUALITY PROTEIN: proline rich transmembrane protein 1B (The sequence of the model RefSeq protein was modified relative to this genomic sequence to represent the inferred CDS: inserted 1 base in 1 codon): MAGWTAGGGAGGGEGRGRGLEPARLRSRRPRGATRGSGAAAGPEXGRAPSGGGWEPAGTGASPRMDGEPPAGPQTRGPAARGAEPGDGSGAAGAPSGTAGTPTGAAGALPTPGAPTEALPTPGAPTEALPTPGAPTGTAWAPTEAAGALPTPGAPTGTAWAPTGAPTEAAGALPTPGAPTGAAWAPTGTAWAPTGTAWAPTGVPAGAAGALPTPGPRSDAPAAPGDRPVAVSVVSSSAFDGAPPPYSPPDPKSYHLLYPPFPAGYAQQGPTIYPPGPGPQPYPGPGFHPGPLPYSPYHPPPGPSPAGRGHHRPKDYTVESVLVTLFCCLITGVMALVYSHETRAALARGDMAQAYLASKKAQSLVLISLLIGLFASISWIVYVLVSLYL; encoded by the exons ATGGCGGGATGGAcggcggggggcggggccggaggTGGAgaggggcgggggcggggcctgg AACCGGCCCGGCTGCGCTCCCGCCGCCCGCGCGGGGCCACGCGGGGCTCGggggccgcggcggggccgg cggGCCGGGCCCCGAGCGGCGGCGGTTGGGAGCCCGCGGGCACCGGC GCCTCTCCGCGGATGGACGGTGAGCCGCCAGCCGGGCCCCAGacccgcggccccgccgcgcggGGAGCGGAGCCGGGGGACGGCAGCGGGGCGGCCGGGGCTCCCAGCGGGACAGCCGGGACTCCCACCGGGGCGGCCGGGGCGCTTCCCACCCCCGGGGCTCCCACCGAGGCCCTGCCCACCCCCGGGGCTCCCACCGAGGCTCTGCCCACCCCCGGGGCTCCCACCGGGACGGCCTGGGCTCCCACCGAGGCAGCCGGGGCGCTGCCCACCCCCGGAGCTCCCACCGGGACGGCCTGGGCTCCCACCGGGGCTCCCACCGAGGCAGCCGGGGCGCTGCCCACCCCCGGAGCTCCCACCGGGGCGGCCTGGGCTCCCACCGGGACGGCCTGGGCTCCCACCGGGACGGCCTGGGCTCCCACCGGGGTTCCCGCCGGAGCAGCCGGGGCGCTGCCCACCCCCGGCCCCCGCAGCGATGCCCCCGCGGCCCCCGGGGACAGGCCCGTGGCCGTGTCGGTTGTCTCCAGCTCAGCCTTCGACGGGGCTCCTCCACCGTACTCGCCCCCGGACCCCAAGAGCTACCACCTCCTGTACCCGCCGTTCCCAGCCGGCTATGCCCAGCAAGGCCCCACCATTTACCCGCCGGGGCCGGGACCGCAGCCCTACCCAGGCCCGGGCTTCCACCCCGGACCGCTGCCCTACAGCCCG TACCACCCGCCGCCGGGGCCCTCACCCGCCGGCCGCGGGCACCACCGGCCCAAGGACTACACGGTGGAGTCGGTGCTGGTGACCCTCTTCTGCTGCCTGATCACCGGGGTCATGGCCCTCGTCTACTCCCACGAG acCCGCGCTGCCCTCGCCCGTGGGGACATGGCCCAGGCGTACCTGGCATCCAAAAAAGCGCAGTCACTGGTCCTCATCAGCCTCCTCATCGGGTTGTTCGCCTCCATCAGCTGGATCGTCTACGTGCTGGTGTCCCTGTACCTGTGA
- the UCK1 gene encoding uridine-cytidine kinase 1: MASAGGPDAERPHPKPFLIGVSGGTASGKSTVCEKIMELLGQNEVEQRQRKVLILSQDSFYKVLTAEQQAKALKGQYNFDHPDAFDNELMHSTLKNIVEGKTVEVPTYDFVTHSRLAETTVVYPADVVLFEGILVFYSQDIRDMFHLRLFVDTDSDVRLSRRVLRDMKRGRDLEQILTQYTTFVKPAFEEFCLPTKKYADVIIPRGVDNMVAINLIVQHIQDILNGDICKWQRGALNGHGRTYKRPFPEQAESAAVLAAGKRSHLESSSRPH, encoded by the exons ATGGCGTCCGCCGGCGGCCCGGACGCGGAGCGGCCGCACCCCAAGCCCTTCCTCATCGGCGTCAGCGGCGGCACCGCCAGCGGCAAG TCCACAGTGTGCGAGAAGatcatggagctgctggggcagaacGAGGTGGAGCAGCGGCAGCGCAAGGTGCTGATCCTCAGCCAGGACAGCTTCTACAAGGTGCTGACGGCCGAGCAGCAGGCCAAGGCCCTCAAGGGACAGTACAACTTCGACCACCCGG ATGCCTTCGATAACGAATTGATGCATTCAACCCTGAAGAACATTGTTGAGGGCAAAACGGTTGAGGTACCAACGTACGACTTCGTGACACATTCTCG GCTGGCAGAGACCACAGTGGTGTATCCTGCTGATGTTGTCCTCTTTGAAGGGATCCTGGTGTTCTACAGCCAGGACATTCGGGACATGTTCCACCTGCGGCTCTTTGTGGACACGGACTCTGACGTCCGGCTGTCCCGCAGAG TTCTGCGAGATATGAAGCGTGGGAGGGACCTGGAGCAGATCCTCACCCAGTACACCACGTTTGTCAAGCCTGCCTTTGAGGAGTTCTGCTTACCG ACAAAGAAGTATGCAGATGTGATCATCCCCAGAGGAGTTGACAACATGG TTGCCATAAACCTGATCGTGCAGCACATTCAGGACATCCTGAACGGGGACATCTGCAAGTGGCAGCGGGGGGCGCTGAACGGGCACGGCCGGACGTACAAGCGGCCGTTCCCAGAGCAGGCCGAGAGCGCCGCCGTGCTGGCGGCCGGCAAGCGCTCCCACCTCGAGTCCAGCAGCCGCCCGCACTAG